From Panthera uncia isolate 11264 chromosome X, Puncia_PCG_1.0, whole genome shotgun sequence, the proteins below share one genomic window:
- the CACNA1F gene encoding voltage-dependent L-type calcium channel subunit alpha-1F isoform X2, which yields MSASESGKDTIPEPSPANGTGPGPEWGLCPGPPASGGEEISGASGLGTSKRRTQHSKHKTVAVASAQRSPRALFCLTLANPLRRSCISIVEWKPFDILILLTIFANCVALGVYIPFPEDDSNTANHNLEQVEYVFLVIFTVETVLKIVAYGLVLHPSAYIRNGWNLLDFIIVVVGLFSVLLEQGPGRPRDTPHTGGKPGGFDVKALRAFRVLRPLRLVSGVPSLHIVLNSIMKALVPLLHIALLVLFVIIIYAIIGLELFLGRMHKTCYFLGSDVEAEEDPSPCASSGSGRACTLNQTECRGRWAGPNGGITNFDNFFFAMLTVFQCVTMEGWTDVLYWMQDAMGYELPWLYFVSLVIFGSFFVLNLVLGVLSGEFSKEREKAKARGDFQKLREKQQLEEDLRGYLDWIMQAEELDIEESSADGNFGPQLAELTTRRRGRLRWFSHSTRSTHSTSSHASLPASDTGSMTETPGDEEEEEGALAGCTRCLNKIMKTKVCRCLRRANRGLRVRCRRAVKSNACYWAVLLLVFLNTLTIASEHHGQPVWLTQIQEYANKVLLCLFTVEMLLKLYGLGPSAYVSSFFNRFDCFVVCGGILETTLVEVGAMQPLGISVLRCVRLLRIFKVTRHWASLSNLVASLLNSMKSIASLLLLLFLFIIIFSLLGMQLFGGKFNFDQTHTKRSTFDTFPQALLTVFQILTGEDWNVVMYDGIMAYGGPFFPGMLVCVYFIILFICGNYILLNVFLAIAVDNLASGDTGTAKDKGREKSGEGNPPQENGVLAPGGENEEEEGRKNEGAGMEEEEEEEEEEEEEEEEEEEGAGRVELLQEVVPKEKVVPIPEGSAFFCLSQTNPLRKACHTLIHHHIFTNLILVFIILSSVSLAAEDPIRAHSFRNHILGYFDYAFTSIFTVEILLKMTVFGAFLHRGSFCRSWFNLLDLLVVSVSLISFGIHSSAISVVKILRVLRVLRPLRAINRAKGLKHVVQCVFVAIRTIGNIMIVTTLLQFMFACIGVQLFKGKFYSCTDEAKHTPQECKGSFLVYPDGDVSRPLVRERLWVNSDFNFDNVLSAMMALFTVSTFEGWPALLYKAIDANAEDKGPIYNYHVEISVFFIVYIIIIAFFMMNIFVGFVIITFRAQGEQEYQNCELDKNQRQCVEYALKAQPLRRYIPKNPHQYRVWAAVNSAAFEYLMFLLILLNTVALAMQHYEQTAPFNYAMDILNMVFTGLFTVEMVLKIIAFKPKHYFADAWNTFDALIVVGSVVDIAVTEVNNGGHLGESSEDSSRISITFFRLFRVMRLVKLLSKGEGIRTLLWTFIKSFQALPYVALLIAMIFFIYAVIGMQMFGKVALQDGTQINRNNNFQTFPQAVLLLFRCATGEAWQEIMLASLPGSRCDPESDISPGEEFTCGSNFAIAYFISFFMLCAFLIINLFVAVIMDNFDYLTRDWSILGPHHLDEFKRIWSEYDPGAKGRIKHLDVVALLRRIQPPLGFGKLCPHRVACKRLVAMNMPLNSDGTVTFNATLFALVRTSLKIKTEGNLEQANQELRIVIKKIWKRMKQKLLDEVIPPADEEEVTVGKFYATFLIQDYFRKFRRRKEKGLLGNEAPSSTSSALQAGLRSLQNLGPEIRQALTCDTDEEEEEEGQEGEEEEDKKDPETYTAPTGSQPPSRRSSVISVSLPVGDRLPDSLSLGPSDDDGETPNSRQSSVPQAGSHGHRRSSGGFIFTIPEEESPQPKGTKEQENQDEEEEVPDRLSYLDEQAGTPLRPILLPPHRPQRYVDGHNAPRRRLLPPTPAGRKPSFTIQCLRRQGSCEDLPIPGTYHRGRNSGPSRVQGSWATPPQRGRLLYAPLLLVEEGAAGEGYLGKSSGPLRTFTCLHVPGTHSDSSHGKRGSADSLVEAVLISEGLGLFAQDPRFVALAKQEIADACRLTLDEMDSAASDLLAQGTSSLYSDEESILSRLDEEDLGDEMACVHAL from the exons ATGTCGGCATCTGAAAGCGGGAAAG ACACCATCCCAGAGCCCAGTCCAGCCAATGGGACAGGCCCTGGTCCTGAATGGGGGCTGTGCCCTGGGCCTCCAGCATCAGGGGGTGAAGAAATCAGCGGGGCATCAGGCCTGGGGACCTCTAAGCGAAGGACTCAGCACAGTAAGCACAAGACAGTGGCAGTGGCCAGTGCCCAGCGGTCACCCCGAGCGCTCTTCTGCCTCACTCTGGCCAACCCCCTGCGGCGGTCCTGCATCAGCATTGTGGAGTGGAA GCCCTTCGACATCCTCATCCTGCTGACCATCTTTGCCAACTGTGTAGCCCTGGGGGTCTACATCCCCTTCCCAGAGGATGACTCCAATACTGCCAACCACAACCTG GAGCAAGTGGAGTACGTATTCCTGGTGATTTTCACTGTGGAAACTGTGCTCAAGATCGTGGCCTATGGGCTGGTGCTCCATCCCAGCGCCTACATCCGCAATGGCTGGAACCTACTCGACTTCATCATCGTTGTGGTCGG GCTGTTTAGCGTGCTACTGGAGCAGGGCCCTGGTCGGCCGAGAGACACCCCACATACCGGGGGGAAGCCGGGGGGCTTCGATGTGAAGGCGTTGAGGGCTTTTCGGGTGCTGCGGCCACTGAGGCTGGTGTCTGGGGTCCCAA GCCTGCACATCGTGCTTAATTCCATCATGAAGGCGCTGGTGCCACTACTGCACATCGCACTGCTCGTGCTGTTCGTCATCATCATTTATGCCATCATCGGACTCGAGCTGTTCCTTGGACGAATGCACAAGACATGTTACTTCCTGGGATCTG ACGTGGAAGCGGAGGAGGACCCGTCGCCCTGTGCGTCTTCTGGCTCGGGGCGTGCATGCACACTGAACCAGACCGAGTGCCGCGGGCGCTGGGCAGGGCCCAACGGAGGCATCACCAATTTCGACAACTTCTTCTTCGCCATGCTGACGGTCTTCCAGTGCGTCACCATGGAAGGCTGGACAGATGTGCTCTACTGG atgCAGGATGCCATGGGGTATGAGCTGCCCTGGTTATATTTCGTGAGTCTCGTCATCTTTGGGTCCTTCTTCGTCCTCAACCTTGTGCTTGGTGTCCTGAGTGG AGAGTTCtccaaggaaagggagaaggcaaAAGCACGAGGGGACTTCCAGAAGCTTCGGGAGAAGCAGCAGTTGGAGGAGGACCTCCGGGGCTACCTGGACTGGATCATGCAGGCGGAGGAGCTGGACATCGAAGAGTCCTCAGCTGATGGCAACTTTG GGCCACAACTGGCAGAGCTAACCACTAGGAGACGTGGACGTCTGCGCTGGTTCAGTCACTCCACCCGCTCCACACACTCCACCAGTAGCCATG CCAGCCTCCCAGCCAGTGACACTGGTTCGATGACAGAGACCCCAGgcgatgaggaagaggaggagggggctctGGCCGGTTGTACACGCTGCCT AAACAAGATCATGAAAACCAAGGTCTG CCGCTGCCTCCGCAGAGCCAATCGGGGCCTTCGGGTGCGCTGCCGGCGGGCGGTGAAGTCCAATGCCTGTTACTGGGCCGTGCTGCTGCTCGTCTTCCTCAACACACTGACCATCGCCTCAGAGCACCACGGGCAGCCCGTATGGCTCACGCAGATCCAGG AGTATGCCAACAAAGTTTTGCTCTGTCTGTTCACGGTGGAGATGCTTCTCAAGTTGTACGGTCTTGGCCCCTCTgcttatgtttcttctttcttcaacCGCTTTGACTGCTTTGTGGTCTGCGGGGGCATCCTGGAGACCACCCTGGTGGAGGTGGGCGCCATGCAGCCCCTGGGCATCTCAGTGCTCCGATGTGTGCGCCTCCTCAGGATCTTTAAGGTCACTAg GCACTGGGCATCTCTGAGCAATTTGGTGGCATCCCTGCTCAATTCAATGAAATCCATCGCATCGTTgctgcttcttctcttcctctttatcaTAATCTTCTCCCTGCTTGGCATGCAGCTGTTTGGGGGCAAGTTCAACTTTGATCAGACCCACACCAAGCGAAGCACCTTCGATACCTTCCCCCAGGCCCTCCTCACTGTCTTTCAG ATCCTGACAGGTGAGGATTGGAACGTGGTCATGTATGATGGTATCATGGCCTATGGTGGCCCCTTTTTCCCAGGAATGCTGGTCTGCGTCTACTTCATCATCCTCTTCATCTGCGGCAACT ATATCCTTTTGAACGTGTTTCTCGCCATTGCTGTGGATAACCTGGCCAGTGGAGACACAGGAACTGCCAAAGACAAGGGCAG GGAGAAGAGTGGTGAGGGGAATCCCCCACAGGAAAATGGAGTATTG GCGCCTGGTGgggagaatgaggaagaggagggcagaaagaaTGAAGGAGCAG gcatggaggaagaagaggaggaggaggaggaggaggaggaagaggaggaagaggaggaagaaggtgcAGGGCGTGTGGAACTCCTGCAAGAAGTTGTACCCAAGGAGAAGGTGGTACCCATCCCTGAGGGCAGTGCCTTCTTCTGTCTCAGCCAAACGAACCC GCTGAGGAAGGCCTGCCACACCCTCATCCACCATCATATCTTCACCAATCTTATCCTGGTGTTCATCATCCTCAGCAGCGTATCCCTGGCCGCTGAGGACCCCATCCGAGCCCACTCCTTCCGCAACCAC ATTCTAGGGTACTTTGATTATGCTTTCACCTCCATTTTCACTGTGGAGATTTTACTAAAG ATGACAGTGTTTGGGGCCTTCCTGCACCGAGGCTCTTTCTGCCGTAGCTGGTTCAACCTGTTGGATCTGCTGGTGGTCAGCGTGTCCCTCATCTCCTTTGGTATCCA ctccagtgCCATCTCAGTGGTGAAGATTCTGAGAGTCCTCCGAGTACTGAGGCCTCTCCGAGCCATCAACAGGGCCAAGGGACTCAAG CACGTGGTGCAGTGTGTGTTCGTGGCTATCCGGACCATCGGGAATATCATGATTGTGACCACACTCCTGCAATTCATGTTTGCCTGCATTGGCGTGCAGCTCTTCAAG GGGAAATTCTACAGTTGCACTGATGAGGCCAAACACACCCCCCAAGAATGCAA GGGCTCCTTCCTGGTCTACCCTGATGGAGATGTATCGCGGCCTCTCGTCCGGGAACGGCTCTGGGTCAACAGCGATTTCAACTTTGACAATGTCCTTTCAGCCATGATGGCCTTGTTCACTGTCTCCACCTTCGAAGGCTGGCCTGC TCTACTATACAAGGCCATCGATGCAAACGCAGAGGACAAGGGCCCTATCTATAATTACCACGTGGAGATCTCAGTGTTCTTCATTGTCTACATCATCATCATTGCATTCTTcatgatgaacatctttgtggGCTTTGTCATCATTACTTTCCGTGCCCAGGGCGAGCAAGAGTACCAAAACTGTGAGCTGGACAAGAACCAG CGCCAGTGTGTGGAGTACGCCCTCAAGGCCCAGCCACTCCGTCGCTACATCCCCAAGAACCCACATCAGTATCGCGTGTGGGCAGCTGTGAACTCTGCTGCCTTCGAGTATCTCATGTTCCTGCTCATCCTGCTCAACACCGTTGCTCTAGCCATGCAG CACTATGAACAGACTGCTCCCTTTAACTACGCCATGGACATCCTCAACATGGTCTTCACTGGCCTTTTCACCGTTGAGATGGTGCTCAAAATCATTGCCTTCAAACCCAAG CATTATTTTGCTGATGCCTGGAACACATTTGATGCTCTTATTGTGGTGGGCAGCGTAGTGGACATTGCCGTCACTGAAGTCAAT AATGGTGGCCACCTTGGCGAG AGCTCTGAAGACAGTTCTCGCATTTCCATCACCTTCTTTCGCCTCTTCCGAGTCATGCGGCTAGTGAAGCTTCTCAGTAAAGGTGAAGGAATCCGCACATTGCTCTGGACATTCATCAAGTCCTTCCAG GCCTTGCCCTATGTGGCTCTTCTCATCGCGATGATATTCTTTATTTATGCAGTCATTGGGATGCAG ATGTTTGGTAAAGTGGCTCTTCAAGACGGCACACAGATCAACCGAAACAACAATTTTCAGACCTTTCCACAGGCTGTGCTACTTTTGTTCAG GTGTGCCACCGGTGAGGCATGGCAGGAGATAATGCTTGCCAGCCTTCCTGGGAGTCGGTGTGACCCTGAGTCTGACATCAGCCCTGGTGAGGAGTTTACCTGTGGCAGCAATTTTGCCATCGCCTATTTTATCAGTTTCTTCATGCTCTGTGCCTTCCTG ATCATAAATCTCTTTGTGGCTGTCATCATGGACAACTTTGATTATCTAACCAGAGATTGGTCCATCCTGGGCCCACATCACCTCGATGAATTCAAGAGGATCTGGTCTGAATATGACCCTGGAGCCAA ggGCCGCATCAAGCACCTGGACGTGGTTGCCCTGCTAAGACGGATCCAGCCCCCCTTGGGATTTGGGAAGCTGTGCCCACACCGAGTGGCCTGCAAG AGACTTGTGGCGATGAACATGCCCCTCAACTCAGATGGGACAGTGACATTCAATGCCACACTCTTTGCCCTGGTTCGGACATCCTTGAAGATCAAGACAGAAG GGAACCTGGAACAAGCCAATCAGGAGCTGCGGATTGTCATCAAAAAGATCTGGAAGCGGATGAAGCAGAAGCTGCTAGATGAAGTCATCCCCCCTGCTGACG AGGAAGAGGTCACCGTAGGCAAATTCTACGCCACATTTCTGATCCAGGACTATTTCCGCAAATTCAGgcggaggaaggagaaggggctaCTAGGGAATGAGGCCCCCTCAAGCACGTCCTCTGCTCTTCAG GCTGGTCTAAGGAGCTTACAGAACTTGGGTCCTGAGATCCGGCAGGCCCTCACCTGTGACacagatgaagaggaggaggaagaggggcaggagggagaggaagaggaagataagAAGGATCCAGAAACATACACA GCCCCAACGGGCTCCCAGCCCCCATCTCGCCGGAGTTCTGTGATTTCTGTATCTCTGCCTGTCGGGGACAGACTTCCAGATTCACTCTCCCTTGGGCCCAGTGATGATGATGGGGAGACTCCCAATTCCAGACAGTCCAGTGTGCCCCAGGCTGGATCCCATGGCCACAG GAGAAGCTCTGGGGGGTTCATTTTCAccattccagaagaagaaagtcCTCAGCCCAAGGGAACCAAAGAGCAAGAGAAtcaggatgaggaagaggaagtcCCCG ACAGGCTCTCCTACCTAGATGAGCAGGCAGGGACTCCCCTGCGCCCCATCCTTTTGCCGCCTCACAGACCCCAGAGATATGTGGATGGCCACAATGCACCACGCCGCCGTCTGCTGCCCCCCACACCTGCAG gTCGGAAGCCTTCCTTCACTATCCAGTGTCTGCGGCGCCAGGGCAGTTGTGAAGATTTACCCATCCCAGGCACCTATCATCGTGGGCGCAATTCGGGCCCCAGCAGGGTGCAG GGTTCCTGGGCAACCCCTCCTCAGCGGGGTCGGCTCCTATATGCCCCACTGTTATTGGTGGAGGAGGGTGCAGCGGGGGAGGGGTACCTCGGCAAATCCAGTGGTCCACTGCGCACCTTCACCTGTCTGCATGTGCCTGGAACCCACTCAGACTCCAGCCATGGCAAGAGGGGCAGTGCCGACAGCCTGGTGGAGGCT GTGCTCATCTCTGAGGGCCTGGGCCTCTTTGCCCAAGACCCACGCTTTGTGGCCTTGGCCAAGCAGGAGATTGCAGATGCGTGTCGCCTGACACTGGACGAGATGGACAGTGCTGCCAGTGATCTGCTGGCACAGGGGACCAGCTCACTCTATAGTGATGAGGAATCCATCCTCTCTCGCTTAGATGAGGAGGACCTGGGAGATGAAATGGCCTGTGTCCATGCCCTCTGA